A part of Caretta caretta isolate rCarCar2 chromosome 1, rCarCar1.hap1, whole genome shotgun sequence genomic DNA contains:
- the CHRM2 gene encoding muscarinic acetylcholine receptor M2 — translation MNNSTYINSSAEDVMALGSPYKTVEVVFIVLVAGSLSLVTIIGNILVMVSIKVNRHLQTVNNYFLFSLACADLIIGVFSMNLYTLYTVIGYWPLGPVVCDLWLALDYVVSNASVMNLLIISFDRYFCVTKPLSYPVKRTTKMAGMMIAAAWVLSFILWAPAILFWQFIVGGRTVPDGECYIQFFSNAAVTFGTAIAAFYLPVIIMTILYWQISRASKSRIKKGKKEPAQTQDPVSPSLVQSKIVKPNNNNIPTSEDGLEHSKIQNGKATGEAVTENCIPGEEKESSNDSTSISVVASNVKEDEATKEATKASVSQVHSKGENSKLTCIRIVTKSQKGDCCAPTNTTVEIVGTNGQNGDEKQNNVARKIVKMTKQPAKKKPPPSREKKVTRTILAILLAFIITWTPYNVMVLINSFCVSCIPNTVWTIGYWLCYINSTINPACYALCNATFKKTFKHLLMCHYKNIGATR, via the coding sequence ATGAATAACTCAACTTACATAAACTCCTCTGCCGAGGATGTTATGGCACTGGGGAGTCCCTATAAAACTGTTGAGGTGGTCTTCATAGTCCTGGTAGCAGGATCTCTCAGTCTAGTGACCATCATTGGGAACATCCTGGTCATGGTGTCCATCAAAGTCAACAGGCACCTGCAGACTGTCAACAACTACTTCCTGTTCAGCTTGGCATGTGCCGACTTGATTATTGGTGTCTTTTCCATGAACCTGTACACACTTTACACTGTGATTGGCTACTGGCCCTTGGGGCCCGTGGTATGTGACCTGTGGCTGGCTCTTGATTATGTGGTCAGCAATGCCTCTGTCATGAACCTTCTCATCATCAGCTTTGACAGATATTTTTGTGTCACCAAGCCTCTGTCGTACCCTGTAAAGAGGACCACTAAGATGGCGGGTATGATGATTGCAGCTGCTTGGGTGCTGTCCTTCATCTTGTGGGCACCTGCAATTCTGTTCTGGCAGTTCATTGTTGGGGGAAGAACTGTTCCTGACGGGGAGTGCTACATCCAGTTTTTTTCCAATGCTGCTGTCACCTTTGGCACTGCTATTGCAGCCTTCTACCTGCCCGTTATCATCATGACCATCCTCTACTGGCAGATATCTCGTGCCAGCAAGAGcagaataaaaaagggaaaaaaggaaccAGCACAAACCCAGGATCCAGTTTCTCCCAGTTTGGTCCAAAGTAAAATAGTGAAACCAAACAATAACAACATCCCAACAAGTGAGGATGGGTTGGAGCACAGCAAAATTCAGAATGGTAAAGCCACAGGAGAGGCTGTGACAGAGAACTGCATtccaggggaggagaaggagagctCTAATGACTCCACTTCCATCAGCGTGGTTGCTTCCAATGTGAAGGAGGATGAAGCTACCAAAGAGGCCACCAAGGCTTCTGTCTCCCAAGTCCACTCGAAAGGGGAGAATTCCAAGCTGACGTGCATTAGGATAGTTACTAAGTCCCAAAAGGGTGACTGCTGTGCCCCAACCAACACCACCGTGGAGATTGTAGGTACTAATGGCCAAAATGGGGATGAGAAGCAAAACAATGTGGCCCGTAAAATTGTCAAGATGACCAAGCAGCCAGCCAAAAAGAAACCACCCCCTTCTCGAGAAAAAAAAGTGACCAGGACTATCTTAGCTATTCTCTTGGCCTTCATCATTACCTGGACACCATACAATGTGATGGTGCTCATCAACAGCTTCTGCGTCTCCTGCATTCCCAACACTGTATGGACTATTGGTTACTGGCTCTGTTATATCAACAGCACCATCAACCCTGCCTGCTACGCGCTTTGCAATGCTACCTTTAAGAAAACCTTTAAGCACCTTCTTATGTGTCATTACAAGAACATAGGAGCCAcaaggtaa